In a genomic window of Shouchella clausii:
- a CDS encoding penicillin-binding transpeptidase domain-containing protein, protein MKRSGLLLYSVFAGMTLALAACSSSSPEDTAKAYIEHWKNGEYKDMYAMLTNEAKENVDEETFIAKHERIFSDLITEFAVEPRFPEDYEGEGIESVPIAISMETIAGPYSFEEGMEWVQTAEEENEWHLEWEPSLLFPQLEGDDVVRLNRIPGERGDLYDVHGQALATNGEVLEMGVQPSLLEGQDDAVAILANELGITEDYIDEQLSQGWVTPEAFVPLKQLPASESRLADSITEQVSAASYRRLNGRVYPFGEAAAHLTGYIGPITAEELEKRSSEGYSSSSNIGLAGLELVLEDRLRAKDGIEIYTASAEGERKETIIESESEDGEDIHLTIDMDVQEAIFNEFAGKSGTSVALDPLTGETLALVSSPAYDPNLAALGFSSEERKKIEENEEMPLLNRFSASFSPGSTMKALTAAFGLEAGTLVPEETIEVSGHDWQPDDASGWGDYHIHRVTDPGGPVDLEGALMYSDNIYFAMEALKLGEEKLIEQAEAVGFGESIDYLYPLKKSQITGEDGFRSEPELAYSGSGQGQVLVNPVHLATMYTAFSNEGAMIQPVLEQSEQTGVVWKDHLTPETAAIIDEALGKVVSEKSGTAHAMEIDGYPLAAKTGTAELSGGQGESNDDVLGWVVAYNQDDPEMLVAFMQEGARSGEVVPKVKAIFEATR, encoded by the coding sequence TTGAAGCGGTCGGGATTACTACTTTATTCTGTATTCGCCGGAATGACACTTGCTTTGGCGGCTTGTTCAAGTTCGTCTCCAGAAGATACTGCTAAGGCTTATATCGAACATTGGAAAAACGGCGAATACAAGGATATGTACGCTATGCTTACAAATGAAGCAAAGGAAAACGTCGACGAGGAAACATTTATCGCGAAACACGAGCGCATTTTTAGTGATTTGATAACAGAGTTTGCAGTCGAGCCGCGTTTCCCGGAAGACTACGAAGGGGAAGGGATCGAATCGGTTCCGATTGCCATTTCAATGGAAACGATTGCTGGACCTTATTCCTTTGAGGAAGGAATGGAATGGGTACAGACAGCAGAAGAGGAAAATGAGTGGCATTTAGAATGGGAGCCGAGCCTTTTATTTCCCCAGTTGGAGGGCGATGATGTGGTAAGGCTTAACCGCATACCAGGAGAGCGGGGCGATCTTTATGATGTTCATGGGCAGGCGCTAGCCACTAATGGCGAAGTGCTCGAAATGGGTGTTCAACCAAGCTTGCTTGAAGGGCAAGATGATGCTGTGGCCATCTTAGCCAATGAGTTAGGGATAACGGAAGACTACATTGATGAACAGTTGAGTCAAGGCTGGGTGACGCCAGAAGCGTTTGTGCCGCTTAAGCAATTGCCTGCTAGTGAAAGTCGCCTAGCAGATTCGATTACAGAGCAAGTATCTGCCGCCTCCTACAGGCGCTTGAACGGTCGGGTTTACCCATTCGGTGAAGCAGCAGCCCATTTGACCGGATACATCGGGCCGATTACGGCGGAAGAATTAGAAAAGCGCAGCAGCGAAGGATACTCTTCTTCTTCAAACATTGGTTTAGCCGGGTTGGAATTGGTGCTCGAAGACCGTTTGCGCGCAAAAGACGGGATAGAAATTTATACAGCAAGTGCAGAGGGTGAGCGGAAGGAAACCATTATCGAGTCTGAAAGCGAGGATGGCGAGGATATCCACTTAACGATTGATATGGACGTTCAAGAAGCGATTTTTAACGAATTTGCTGGAAAATCAGGTACAAGTGTGGCGCTAGATCCTCTCACAGGGGAAACGTTGGCGTTGGTTAGTTCGCCAGCTTACGATCCGAATTTAGCAGCACTTGGTTTTTCCAGCGAGGAGCGCAAAAAAATCGAGGAAAATGAAGAAATGCCGCTGTTGAACCGTTTTAGTGCCAGTTTTTCTCCAGGGTCGACAATGAAGGCATTAACTGCTGCGTTTGGACTAGAAGCTGGAACGCTTGTCCCAGAAGAGACGATTGAAGTAAGCGGCCACGACTGGCAGCCGGACGATGCATCTGGTTGGGGCGATTACCATATCCACCGCGTCACTGATCCAGGCGGTCCAGTCGATTTAGAAGGTGCCCTTATGTACTCGGATAATATTTATTTTGCGATGGAAGCACTAAAACTAGGGGAAGAGAAGCTAATCGAGCAGGCTGAAGCCGTTGGTTTTGGGGAATCAATCGATTATTTGTATCCGTTGAAGAAATCACAAATAACCGGGGAAGACGGGTTCCGCTCGGAGCCTGAACTCGCTTATTCAGGATCAGGGCAAGGGCAAGTGCTCGTCAATCCAGTTCATCTTGCCACGATGTATACGGCTTTTTCCAATGAAGGCGCTATGATTCAACCAGTGCTTGAGCAAAGTGAACAAACCGGCGTCGTCTGGAAAGACCATCTGACGCCTGAAACCGCCGCAATTATTGATGAGGCACTTGGGAAAGTTGTGTCTGAAAAAAGCGGGACGGCCCATGCAATGGAAATAGATGGCTATCCGTTAGCAGCAAAAACAGGAACAGCTGAATTAAGCGGTGGTCAAGGCGAATCGAATGACGATGTTCTTGGCTGGGTTGTCGCCTATAACCAAGATGATCCCGAAATGTTGGTGGCGTTTATGCAGGAAGGGGCAAGGAGCGGTGAAGTTGTCCCAAAAGTAAAGGCCATTTTTGAAGCAACTCGGTAA
- the tnpA gene encoding IS200/IS605 family transposase: MSKDTNSLAHTKWNCKYHIVFAPKYRRQVIYGKLKKDIGEILRTLSERKGVEIIEATACKDHIHMLVSIPPKISVSSFVGYLKGKSSLMIFDRHANLKYRYGNRKFWCTGFYVDTVGRNKKVIEEYIKNQIQDDIVAEQLSLLEYVDPFTGEEVKRKKKRMR; this comes from the coding sequence ATGTCTAAAGACACTAACAGTTTAGCACATACAAAGTGGAATTGTAAGTATCATATAGTATTTGCCCCAAAGTACAGAAGGCAGGTAATCTATGGGAAACTTAAAAAAGACATTGGAGAAATATTAAGAACGTTGAGTGAAAGAAAAGGTGTCGAAATTATTGAAGCAACTGCTTGTAAAGATCACATACATATGCTGGTGAGTATTCCGCCGAAAATCAGTGTGTCTTCATTTGTGGGATATTTGAAAGGGAAAAGTAGCTTGATGATATTCGATCGGCATGCAAATTTAAAATATCGATACGGAAATCGAAAATTTTGGTGCACAGGTTTTTATGTAGATACAGTGGGAAGAAATAAGAAAGTAATTGAAGAATATATAAAAAACCAAATACAAGATGATATAGTCGCAGAACAATTAAGTTTGTTGGAGTATGTAGATCCATTTACAGGTGAAGAGGTAAAGCGTAAAAAGAAAAGAATGCGCTAG
- a CDS encoding nitroreductase family protein, whose amino-acid sequence MELNQVKAIDELIKGRRSIKKFKPDPVSIEEIVEILEVAKWAPNHKLTEPWRFLLYAEEGKNQFVDAFLKTQAGSDGKIPEKAQKKAAYFREIPLHLVVVMPEDPRQKTWDEDYGAVCAMIQNIQLAAWARGIGMIWRTNDWIYNPVFREAIGVQPGEKIVATLMIGYGDFIPEAKERTPIADKINIIRS is encoded by the coding sequence ATGGAATTGAACCAAGTAAAAGCAATTGACGAGCTTATAAAGGGAAGGCGCTCAATTAAAAAATTTAAACCTGATCCTGTGTCCATTGAAGAAATAGTCGAGATATTAGAAGTGGCAAAGTGGGCGCCGAACCATAAATTAACGGAACCTTGGCGTTTTCTTCTATACGCTGAAGAAGGGAAAAACCAGTTTGTAGACGCCTTTTTGAAAACACAAGCAGGGAGCGATGGGAAGATCCCCGAAAAAGCGCAAAAAAAGGCAGCTTATTTTAGGGAAATTCCCCTCCACCTTGTTGTTGTCATGCCTGAGGACCCTCGTCAAAAAACATGGGATGAAGATTATGGAGCGGTTTGTGCCATGATTCAAAACATCCAGCTTGCTGCCTGGGCCAGAGGTATTGGCATGATTTGGCGTACCAATGATTGGATTTACAATCCTGTCTTCCGTGAAGCCATTGGTGTTCAGCCTGGAGAAAAAATTGTCGCAACGTTAATGATTGGTTATGGCGATTTTATTCCTGAAGCAAAAGAACGGACGCCGATTGCTGATAAAATCAATATTATCCGTTCTTAA
- a CDS encoding N-acetylmuramoyl-L-alanine amidase yields the protein MVKIFIDPGHGGNDPGAVGNGMQEKNLTLSIATQIRDMLVSEYENAEVRMSRTGDTAVSLSERTNMANNWGADYFLSVHINAGGGTGFESFIHTSQTSGSVRAQNIIHPAIMQQLGERDRGKKTANFAVLRTSTMPAILTENLFIDHANDAAKLRDPAFLTRVARGHVNGLAQAFNLQRNSGGNGTIYRVQAGAFSQRANAEALQARLQADGYEALIIQSGSLYRVQVGAFSVKANAEALVAELKSRGYDAIVITV from the coding sequence CATGGTGGTAACGATCCAGGTGCAGTAGGAAATGGCATGCAAGAGAAGAACTTAACACTGTCAATTGCGACGCAAATTCGCGATATGTTAGTGTCTGAATATGAAAACGCAGAAGTTCGGATGAGCCGAACAGGCGATACAGCCGTCTCTTTATCAGAACGGACGAATATGGCAAATAACTGGGGTGCTGATTATTTTCTATCTGTGCATATTAACGCAGGGGGTGGAACCGGATTTGAGTCATTTATTCATACATCGCAGACAAGCGGTTCTGTTCGGGCACAAAATATTATCCATCCAGCGATTATGCAACAACTTGGAGAAAGGGACCGAGGAAAGAAAACCGCTAATTTTGCAGTGTTGCGTACGTCAACCATGCCAGCGATTTTAACAGAAAACCTGTTTATTGATCATGCCAATGATGCGGCCAAGCTTCGGGATCCGGCTTTTTTGACTCGTGTCGCTCGTGGTCATGTCAATGGGTTGGCGCAAGCGTTCAATTTGCAGCGTAATTCCGGTGGTAACGGCACGATTTACCGTGTGCAAGCAGGTGCTTTTTCCCAACGCGCAAATGCAGAAGCTCTTCAAGCACGACTTCAAGCGGACGGCTATGAAGCCTTAATTATCCAAAGCGGTTCCCTTTATCGTGTCCAGGTTGGCGCTTTTTCAGTTAAAGCCAATGCAGAAGCGCTTGTTGCTGAACTAAAGAGCCGTGGATATGATGCGATTGTTATTACGGTCTAA